The Cherax quadricarinatus isolate ZL_2023a chromosome 18, ASM3850222v1, whole genome shotgun sequence nucleotide sequence CCTcccaactgccaatatcccaaacccctcctttaaagtgcaggcattgtacttcccatttccaggactcaaatctgctCACCCATGCCTGCTGGATACCCAAGCCCCCACCATGCTAAACCTCCTTTGCACCTTCTCTCTAACCCTTCTTGGGATCTCCCATACTCCTTCCACCCATACAATACAATTCTTCATTTCAAATTACTGTATCCGTGGCAGCACCAAGGGAAGCTTGGGGAGCTTTAGCCCTCTAAGTAATAATAAGAATACTAGTAATATTAATACTGCTACCTCAAAACAAGTCTCCTAGCCCCACTTCATCCGGATAGCCATCCCCAAGGCCCTCCTAGTACAGAAATTCCGATACCATCTCTttaatgcacacacacaaaacataccaTAATCTGAAGACCCACAGAATAATGCAGTATCTCTCAACAAATGCAATCATTGTTTCCTTGCAATGAACTAATCATATACTCAGTCTTTAATCCTCCCTGACTTTTTTTTTACCGTCCTAGACCTTTAATATCTATAGCTACATTTTAAACTCAGAAGATATTCTTGGCTATTCATCGAtgcaaaaaaaagaagaaaaaaaaaatccacattaAGTTATTTAACCTGAATGTAATTTTTATTCTATTTATAATTATTTAAATTTTTAAATACTTTTAATTTGACTGCAGTCAATGCAAAAAACTCTTGACAATTACCTGTGAGAGGTCAACACCAGTAAGAGCATGGACAGCAGGGGGAAGCTCACCACATAACTTTGTTATAGCATTACTCATGGTAtcccctccaccaaccatcacaatTTCCTCGGTCTTTGCCAATGGGGCTGCAATTTCAGCAGCAATctgaacattaataaaaatagttaatttttattttaataaaccTAGAGGTATGTACTTGTAACTGCAATATAGCACAAACTCAGTGTAACAGAAATGAGTTTTGAGACAACTACAATATAATAATACAGGATATGCACATAATACCCACGCAATATTTAAGGCTCAGATTTCTTAAGTTTTCTTTGAAGAATACAAAGTATATTCAATAAGCAGGATGGAATAAGCAGGATGGAAGTTGCAAGAGCATGCTGATATTACAGAATATTAATACAAAATTAAAATTACTGCTGCATTGCCTTAAGACAAGTCACAGATGACCTCACTGAAAGTTCAATAGTAAGGACTAATTACATCAACTTCAAACGAATATTAAATTTAACTAATCTGTCTAGACATAAATTAGTATCAATATATTCACTAATATGAATGTCATTCATTAAAAAAATGCATACAATGTAACTAAGTTCTATACCTGAGGTAGGCTATCCAATACCATCGACATAATCGCAGCTTCTCCATACTGTTTATAAGCCAAAGCCTTCAGCTTCATGCTCTCAGCCTCTGCCTTACCAACTGCCTCCACACTATAAGCCTCTGCCTCTCCAATGCGTCTTATCCTCTCAGCTTCAGCCCTGGCTGCTTCCACGGTCTACAACCAAGTAATTGAATAAGTAAATGGGAAATAATACATCATTATGAATACATCATTATCTTGATCAACAATTCCCTATTTTACACATTTATGGAGTGAGGAAGTACTTGCCAGTAGATATGAATTGGATATAGATACATCAGCCACACTACTGTATTTAAATCCAGTATTCCTGGTGAGGTCCATGACTCAACCAGTATGTCTGGATCCATGGAGTCACTGACAGTTTCTGGCCAGTTTTTCCACacactattatttattaatgACATTGTATTGCATATTTTACATCACTCAAACTGTTCTCTTTGTTTTTAATTAACATTATTCTCATGAGTTGGGAAAATGTTTCTCAGCAATACGCCATCAATGTAGTTATAATACCAGAATAACCAACAAGTTAAGAGGTATATTTTGTTGATTTTGGTACTCTAGTCAAACAATGAGAAGTCTTTCAATGCCTACACCAAATTACTAAGGGTGCGAGTTAGCCTATGGCAGAAGTCAAGATTTACATTGTGAGCACTTTGTCACTATCATATTTAGCATGAATGGTAAACATTTTTGTATAGAAAAAAGCAAGACCTCTTGTGACTGTACCTGGTTTCTCCTGAGCATCATGCCAACATAATTTGGCCATTTTGGTGTCTTAAGTAATAGTCTTTCTTTTAGCCTTTGCATTACCACAATCCTCACCACATGATGCCCTTTAGGCCTCATTTGCTAGGATAAATTGTACTATTTCAAAAGGGACAAAATGCAAAAAAACTACACGATTTCTCTTACAAGGCTACACTGGTTTACATAGCCACCACAGCTCTGGAGCAAAAcactaagattttttttttttttcaacaagtcggccgtctcccacggaggcagggtgacccaaaaagaaagaaaatccccaaaaagaaaatactttcatcatcattcaacactttcacctcactcacacataatcactgttttagcagaggtgcccaaaatacaacagtttagaagtatatacatataaaaatacacaatatacccctccaaactgccaatatcccaaacccctcccctGAAGATATTTGCTATTAATCTCAAAGATGGGTGTCATTATGAGGGTTTACTCTTAATGTATTTATTCTATAGTGAAATTTATGTTAAATATATACCTATACAGGTTTTTGAGGACACCACCTACACTCAAATAATATTACAGTAAACTCATACTATCACACCAGCATACTATCCACAGCAATATTTTCACCAATTCATAAACTAGTTGAAAAGACCTCCACATCAATTGTTATAAAAAAAGTGAATAGTTCATTTACTCTTATATGCTACTGGCAATCAGCCCTATGCCTTGCTACCTCAATCTGATACAGTGTAAAGATATGTTTTCTACATTTTCAACTCACAGGCCATCttccaacaaggcagggtgacccaaagaaaatgCATTCATCATTATACATTCAGATACCATCTTTCCAGAGATGTACTGACATCACAATCAGATTACCCTctaaccacaacatccccacccacacTTTATAATACAATAAAAGCTCATTACTGAACTAATAGGAGGAGGGGGTGTATGATAATGCTGATTGTCTGCAACTCTCAAATTATGAAATTATTATTTCATGATTGTCAAGTTGTCTTCTGAAATAGAAGACTTGGTCTGCTGATGCAGAAGACAACCAGTAACCTGTAGTAGTACTACAGGTACTGCACTGTATAGTAATTTTATGGTGCTTTACATAATTTACAGTAAATTTGCTTACCATTTTGTGGAGGAGAGATGAGGTGTAAACTGCTGTGACTGTTAGTGATGACTCATTCTAAGTCATCACTAACAGAATAAATCTGACTCAGAATAAATCTGACTCAGAGGAGCTGTAAAGCTCCATTAATGTAAATATCAGTGCCAATGAGTCACCAGACTCAAATTTCTTCCTAACacagaaaaattttttttcttggcACCACCACCTTTGCTTTTGAAGCCATTGCTAACTGCATTTACTATATTACTACAATCTAAGGAAAATTAGAGACTGAATAatgagtgtatgtatgagtgaGCAGAAACAATAAACTGGGATGGATGGCCTATACAAGAGAACAACGAAAATGGGTAAGTCCTGGTTGTGGTCACTTTGGCCCATACCAGACAAACGTTGGAGTTAACAGATTTGGCCTGATACTTCGGAAGACAACTGGGCACTATCACTACAAACAAAATGTGGAACTGCGGACTTTTGTCCATTTTGTCCAATTAAAACATTTGTCCAGCTAATTTTTTTGTCTGAAATTGCCAAAATCCGTTAATGAGAGGGTTAACTGTACTTTGTTTTGCACAGTATCATGAATGGAAGTTTccaattattttaaattttatgaTTAGAAAGACCAAAATTATTTTGCTATATACAgtactttcttcttctttcaacaaaccagccatatcccaccgaggcagggtggcccaaaaagaaaaacgaaaatttctctttttagtaatttatacaggagaaggagttacttgccccttgctcccggcattttagttgcctcttacaacatgcatggcttacggaggaagaattctgttccacttccccatggagataagaggaaataaacaagaacaagaactagtaagaaaacagaagaaaacccagaggggtgtgtatatatatgcttgtacatgtatgtatagtgtgacttaagtgtacaagtagaagtagcaagacgtacctgaaatcttgcatgtttttgagacagaggaaagacaccagcaatctaccatcatgtaaaacaagtacgtacaggcttctgttttacactcacttggcaggacggtagtacctccctgggcggttgataTACAGTACTGTGTAAGTAAAATACATCAGTACATTGATTAAGTTCTCATATTAATTGTTCTAAATTTTGTGCTGAACTATGATGGCTTCCTCATAGTAACTCCCATCTTACCTGCTGCTATTTACATAATGTAATTCTAATTTTCCCTGATTGTGTCTATCCTTTTATAGTGGTTTCCActgatagaagaaaacccaagtAGTAAATAAATAAGACTTGTATCATACCTAAATATATCTGTACTGTGCAACATTTTTCACTGAAGATTTATAATCTTACCTGTGTACGTCTACCTTGTGCTATAGTTTCCACACGGTAACTCTCAGCTTCAGCAGGTAGGCGTACAGTTGCTATTAACTCTTTCTCTTTGCGCTTTATTTCTTGCTCCTCAACCTAGATCAGGAATAAATAGTGTATAATTTTTAATGCAGCATTATCAATAGACAAAAGTTTTATCAACAAATTAATTATAGGGTCGATTATGAGATTTAATTTAGACGAGTCTTGCAAAACATTACTAGACAAAGCTACCAGTACTTATTAATTTCAGATCTGACAACTTTCTCCCTATGAAAATTTTTTTTCTGAAAGGCAGGCAGCCTCATAAATACCATTCCATAAAATTTAGGCCACATTTATATGACAGAGACTTTTAGAAGTGTAGCACTTTAAACATCTACTGAAATATTTTACATGATGTCATGACTTGCTTCCACTGAAAAATAAGAATTCTGTTCTaacaaatataaataataaatatatacatagcaGCAACTAAAAAAGCAGAACAAGACAGAGGTACAATTAAGTGTGATATGTAACAGTTtacagtattataataataaattaatgacAATCTTAATAAATATACAGTATTCAGTATATTTATAACAGACCAGCAAATGGTGAGACAATGTGAAAATTACCAATGAAATGAATTATCTAAACTAGAAATATTCCTCCATTTATATACTGGTGTTCAAACTTTAATCATCTAGTttcatatattgtatatatttcaTAAGACAGTCACAATTTTATAATCCCATCTGAGAGAATGTAATAAACTTAACTTAAACCGGAACAGagcatgactgatgaacagaaaaCTACAGTTCATATACAATGGTTACCTCAATCTGCTTTCTCCTCTCCACAACTTCAATAGCAATCTCTTCATTTCTGATTTTCTGTCGTGTTTTTGCTGACTGGAGTTCATAAGCTAGCTGGGCTTCTGCTTTCTGAAATAATTAACAAATTAATAAGTATTATATACTGTAATTCAAAAAATTAATATTTACATAAAAATCTCAGTTTAAAATTTCATGTTCTGTCTACTTGAAGTGACTACGTAAATACAGTGAGATATCACACTTTGGAAGTTCCTCTTAACCTTTTGTGCATTTTGAAAAATTTTCACAGTCCAGGTAATGAAACTCATTGGCCATTTTCCACCCAGGAAGGGTGATTATAAAAAAACATTGAGCCTCACTCACTCTTAGTTGCCATTCCAGGAGGGCACTGAGTCCTAGTCTACTTTGCTCCACCAAACACCAACCACTCAACCCACTTAATGAaggacattaaaaaaaaaatttttttaatcaaTAAAACTTTTCTGATACATGTCCTGGAAATTCAAACAATGGGAAAGACTTGCAACATTCAGTGAAGATTTGTAACTTGAAACTTTAGCCATTTTCAAATATTAATATAGAACCTGTACATGTTTATCTGGCATgcctcgctttttttttttttttcaacaagtcggttgtctcccaccaaggcagggtgacccaaaaaaaagaaagaaaatccccaaaaagaaaatactttcatcatcattcaacactttcaccacactcgcacattatcactgtttttgcagaggtgctcagaatacaacagtttagaagcatacacatataaagatacacaacatatccctccaaactgccaatatcccaaacccctcctttaaagtgcaggcattgtacttcccatttccaggactcaagtccgactatatgaaaataaccggtttccctgaatcccttcactaaatattaccctgctcacactccaacatatcgtcaggtcccaagtaccattcatctccaatcactcctatctaacacgctcacgcacgcttgctggaagtccaaaccccttgcccacaaaacctcctttaccccctctctccaaccctttcgaggacgacccctaccccgccttccttcccctatagatttatatgctttccatgtcattctactttgatccattctctctaaatgaccaaaccacctcaacaacccctcttctgccttctgactaatacttttattaactccacaccttttcctaatttccacactctgaattttctgtataatatttacaccacacattgcccttaaacaggacatctccactgcctccaaccgtctcctcgctgctgcatttaccatccaagcttcacaccaatataagagtgttggtactactatactttcatacattcccttctttgccttcatagataacgttttttgcctcACATTTAGTTATAAAATAATCACCCTCAAAACCGTCATCTAGACAGTAACctcaaataaaaaatataattctaTGAGCCTTGAAACCTTATAAGACTTTTGCAATAGCAATAAAAGTTTTACACACTTACCGCAGTGTTAATTTCTCTGTCAAACTGGGCCTTTTGGAGTTTGTACATTCTGGCATTATCTTCAAtctttgtgtcagtgttgtactTCACGTCCATTGCAGTTTTTTCGGACTCAGCTTCCTATATTTAAGTAATTAAAAGCATTATTCATCAAATAATAAAGCTAATATAATGAGTGCTTTAGGACAAAATGGAAATAAAACCAATGTGGTAATGAAATAGAAAAAGACAATCTTAGCCTTACTACTTTCAACAACACAGCAATTTCATCATTTATATCATcaaacaaaaatatatttttaaaaacttTAAATGATGTATACAAAATATTATTAACCTGATGCACAATGATACTCTTGACTCTGTATAATACTTCTCCCTAGGCTTAAATTCAATATATTTCAATAATTCAAAAACCCAGTAGTAGAGACTTTAAtacaataattttatttttatttattttccttATGTCTGGTATACAGGTTTCATCTAATGTTGGATGATTGAAAGTGTGCCAGTCAACTCAAATTTAGGAAGAACAATACAGTGGAATCTCACTATACAATCCGCTCCCTATtcgaacaaagctcagcactcgaccaaacaaatacgACCTGCCAGCACTTTGCTGTAAATTATTTCGTGTTTCCtcgcattttttggtgttttttgtaTTACTTGTATAAATAAATCACCATGGGGCCTACAACGATTAGTggtaacagccaaccaaacagaaaattgtttgggaagaacttgttcgatactcaaacggagcggcacttgaacagccttctggaatgaatcaAGGTCGCATACTGaggttcataagaacataagaaagaaggaacactgcagcaggcctactggccccacTGTACTTCAAACAGGGCATGCCAAGGTAGACCTCATTAAAACATTGTACAACATTTATcaagataaaaataaaaaatatattatggGCATCAAATGCTACACAAACAAGAAGTTTGCGAGTCAGAAGAAGTCAAAAGTTTGAGCTTGTTTGCTCATCATCTTACATGATATACGTACAATATGAATTACTTTTTCCCAGAGTAGAAGTGCACACAAAAATtaaaagggggagggggatatATCACCAACTATAGtctctagatctgtgatttcacctgctttgtatggagatgttaatgtacagcagtattccagcctagagagaacaagtgatttgaaaaggatcatcatgggcttggcatctctcgttttgaaagttctcattatccatcctatcattttctttgcacgtgcgatcgtggcactgttgtgatccttgaaagtgagatcctcagacattactactcccaggtcccgtacattatttttccgctctattgtatggccggagtcagtagtatactctgttctagttattatctcctccagttttccataacggagtagttggaatttgtcctcattgaacatcatattgtttaccgttgcccactggaaaactttgtttatatcttcttggaggttaaccgcgtcctcagcagatgacagcctcatgcagatcctagtatcatccgcaaaggatgatacggtgctgtggtgtatatctctgtttatgtctgatatgaggataaggaataagatgggggcgagtactataGGCTTAATTTTCTTTCCAAAGCCCTTCTTAGTATTTTTTACCTGAATATAGGAAAAAAAAAGGAGtaacaatgaaaaatgaaataacaCTGTCGTGTCAATTTTTGAGTGTGGT carries:
- the Flo2 gene encoding flotillin-2; this translates as MGNIHTVGPNEALVVSGGCCGATTKKTIVGGWAWAWWFVTDVQRLSLEVITLNPRCENVETSLGVQVTVTGVAQVKVMKEEKVLKIASEQFLGMSIDDIKGTILMTLEGHLRAILATLTVEEVYQDRDQFAQLVREVAGMDVGRMGIEILSFTIKDVYDRVEYLSSLGKSQTAAVKRDADIGVAQANRDAGIREAESEKTAMDVKYNTDTKIEDNARMYKLQKAQFDREINTAKAEAQLAYELQSAKTRQKIRNEEIAIEVVERRKQIEVEEQEIKRKEKELIATVRLPAEAESYRVETIAQGRRTQTVEAARAEAERIRRIGEAEAYSVEAVGKAEAESMKLKALAYKQYGEAAIMSMVLDSLPQIAAEIAAPLAKTEEIVMVGGGDTMSNAITKLCGELPPAVHALTGVDLSQMLSALPGAKVTQSTVQQRVAPTAV